The following coding sequences are from one Humulus lupulus chromosome X, drHumLupu1.1, whole genome shotgun sequence window:
- the LOC133806774 gene encoding protein FAR-RED IMPAIRED RESPONSE 1-like, whose protein sequence is MDFLEKWEVFYWTYSKWRGFNIRIDDGKKRDGVISMHRWVFSKEGFRSSQHAKLKEACKRKMQFLRSHRNVPDTVVAQEITMNKVGIKTSSVVAHLALKSGGYKNFPFQLRDMYNKVAKIRNEQKLESDSEGALDINSRRDYMLFGEAIAFDSTYKTNKYNKSLVIIVNVNQHFDTCVFGLALLFNETEDTFCWLLMVFLDCMGNKKLKVVLADGDDKMAFAIHYFLSSSTCRLYVWHLGNNETKKIKLPPFTTGFVKLIYQYYTDEEFEEKWVALLKEFDPQNSSWCHEKYNTRDHWLETFLRGVFYGGMRTTQRCESINFALKRFLLANYTLRDFVSQIDLAVTTMCHKEGSDD, encoded by the exons ATGGATTTTCTAGAGAAATGGGAGGTTTTCTACTGGACTTATTCCAAGTGGAGAGGATTTAACATAAGGATTGATGATGGAAAAAAGAGGGATGGGGTTATTAGCATGCACCGGTGGGTTTTTTCCAAAGAAGGTTTTCGAAGTTCTCAACATGCCAAACTAAAAGAAGCATGCAAAAGAA AAATGCAATTTTTACGTTCACACCGCAATGTTCCGGACACAGTAGTTGCCCAAGAAATAACAATGAACAAGGTTGGGATCAAAACTTCCTCTGTTGTAGCACATCTTGCCCTAAAATCAGGTGGGTACAAAAATTTTCCTTTTCAGTTAAGAGACATGTACAACAAAGTGGCAAAAATAAGAAATGAACAGAAGTTGGAAAGTGACTCAGAGGGAGCACTAG ATATAAACAGTAGAAGGGACTACATGCTATTCGGTGAGGCAATTGCTTTTGATTCGACGTACAAGACCAACAAATATAATAAGTCGTTGGTAATTATTGTTAACGTCAATCAACACTTCGATACATGTGTTTTTGGTTTAGCATTACTTTTCAATGAGACAGAAGACACATTTTGTTGGTTGTTGATGGTGTTCCTAGACTGCATGGGCAACAAAAAACTGAAAGTAGTACTCGCTGATGGTGATGACAAAATGGCTTTCGCCATTCACTATTTCTTGTCGTCTTCAACTTGTCGACTTTATGTGTGGCACTTAGGGAACAATGAAACAAAGAAAATTAAGTTGCCCCCTTTCACCACAGGGTTTGTTAAGTTAATATACCAATACTACACAGATGaagaatttgaagaaaaatgggTTGCATTATTGAAAGAGTTTGACCCCCAAAACAGTAGTTGGTGCCATGAAAAGTACAACACACGTGATCACTGGTTAGAGACTTTCTTACGAGGGGTGTTCTATGGTGGCATGCGAACAACTCAAAGGTGTGAATCTATAAATTTTGCACTAAAGAGATTTCTACTTGCTAATTACACTTTGCGAGACTTTGTATCACAAATTGACCTAGCTGTCACCACGATGTGCCACAAGGAGGGCTCTGATGACTAG